AAATAGATTTTTCTAGAAACACGTTTCCGGGCGTTTTCAGCGTATTTCCAGGCGTTTCCGGACGTTTCCGGAGTGGTTCCGCTTCAAAAGCGGAAACGTGAGTGAAGGCACGTTTACGTGCTTCCTAAGTTCCAACAGTCGACCTGAaaccaaattcaattgaaattgCATGCATCACCTACCAGCCCTCTGCGTCATTATTTCACAGCTTGAAAGCTCAACTTGTGGTTCGACCAAAAAGTTCCAAAACCCAAATGGGTGATGGTGACCAGGATTATTATACTACCCTCAGATCTTGATGTCCATGCCATGCCATGCATGTTTTGGGATTACTGGTATTAAAATACGACGCATTCATTTGTGTTAAATAATGTTGATGGGTCATTGATGGGGATGACTAGATCTATTTCATGGTTTAGATAGTAACAAAGATGGAAATTGATTTGCAAATAAAACTGTGTCTCACAGTCACAAACTCACAATGGAGGTTGATGTGGACTGCTTTTTACTATGTGCTCGGCTCTATCCAGTATTCACCTAGATCATACATGTCTCGCATTTGTAGCTATACCGACAATCAACTCTAAACCTCAACATTTTACAAGGATTCTTCtgtatttatttttacttGATTTTATTGACTGTTATTTCTTGTTCCAGATTGTAATGTCATATAATTTCCACGTCTTTTGATCTTGTGTTGATGACATATATTAAATTCCAATGAACGTTTCAGGATCTACCAACCCACAAGGACGGTCAAAAGGTTTGTGTTAAAAATGGTGTCCTTTGAAGCAGATCTTTCTTGTAATATAAAAGTTTCTTTTGTGTCTAACTACTAAAAGACAGATGCGATATAAAAAGTTACAATTTACATTCAACaaatattttacaaaatttattCCCTTAATAACGACATTACAATTTATTTTCCACAACTGCGTTAAGAACATTAACTCTCGATAAAAGTGTTACGATTTACTTTTTCAATAAAAACGTTACAATTCATTCTCGACAAATTAGTTATTTTCTTAACGTCACAATTTCATCTCACGACAACgttgtaatttaatttttccGAGGTAAGTTCAAAGTAAAGTGACATTCTCCACCATGAATACTAACACACCTGTTACAACTTACAATAATTAATAATTGAAGGGAAAATTATGCAAGACGTTGCAACAAAATTGTAACTTGGTCCCTTTGAGGTAAAATCTAGACCAACTTTCTTGATCTTCAAAAATGACACCcttgttttaaaaaatatatatttacgtATTTTCAACAAAACTAGAAATACTTCAACAGTTCAAGTTCAACTTGACCAATCAGATATATGTAGTTCTATGATGGTAGTGATATTACTTTTTCTCCATATTCGGCATGCAATATAAGCATCaaatatatgtattttttgaattttcttaaaGTCCTTATATATTACATAGTGGGATGTCTAGTATAAATTAATGCATGATATGCATCAATTTTATCTAACAATTATAACATGAGTCATTAAACAGTTTAAACTAGTATTGTTGTCCTCGATATTGTTACTGAGTTGATAAAGTAGTAATGTTTGTTTACCTCTTGAGTTGTTACAGTCGTATTATCAGttcttaaatttgaaataGTAATATTGTCTTCAAATAGTACTTGTGTAATTGACTAGTTGTGTACAACTGATGGTAGGGCTAAAGCCTCTGTAAAGATCGACTTGATCAGCATTATTGCAATAAGGTTTGCCAAGTAATACAGAGAAAATCTGAAAATGGGTTATGACCAAGTTTATCAACAAAACTTTATGTAAATAACCTTGCCTACAGTTAGGGTTGTCCAAATCAGAAAAACTACTGTACAATTTTCTATTTGAACATCCATCTGGTTGATCATATTACAAGTACCATCTTTGCTCGGTAGAGGCAATGGCAACTAAATTGCAGATTCATTTTCCTCTCTAAAACCAACCACAAGCAAAGTATGTTCATATAGCATTATATACATTAGATCTctaaataagagttaaaggatatacagattaaatttgaaaatagaaggacaaaactgtttttacacttAAAATATagggtgtcacaagtatttaatccaTAAGAAAATAACTTATTCATACTTCATCAGATAGTCCCTCTCTTTGCCGCCGCATTCTAGCTCCCCATGACATGTTTTGTCGATCATCCGTGTATGAGCTTCTTCTCTTCAGCTCAGAAAGCTGGCTCTCCCAGCGATTTCTCCAGTCGCCTTTTACTTTCATGCCCTGAAAGTATGAACAATTCCAATCAAATCTTGATCCAAACAATCAATTCCACAGAAGCAGAAGTAATCTAACACACAATTTCATTCACGTAGTCAATCCCACAAAACTCTAAAAATGCATAAACAACCCTAAAAATTATTTGGCACAACTTGGTTTAATATATGAACAATCTACAGAATTGGCTGCTGCATGACCAACCTGACCAAGTTCAGGTAAATTCTTCATATATTAACCCTTTCTATCTTCTCCCATACAAAGTCAATACCCGGtttctttaatttatataaagatcATTCCTTCACCCCTAATCAATTCACCACAGAAACATAAAAAAGGAACAAAAATTTGATCTCTCAAAATCCCAGTTTTATGTATCCAAACTCCCAGTTAAAACCAGTTTCTTGAGAACAATGAGAACCAAAAAAGGTAAATATCACATGCCCAGATTGAAACACATCacagaaagaaacagacaCCAAACTTGTTTTCAGTTTCTATAAACTACATAAATTTCCCAAAATGAAACAGAAACattctagaaaaaaaaaagaccagGTGAATTTCTACAATCCAATTAATTACCTCATCACACTGATATCTCCTTGCAGAGAAAGCAAGGTGAAGGCCCCTAGCCATATCCTGATCATACATAGCCTTCCTCCTCGAATCCGACAACGTCTCATACGCCTCCTGAACCCGAATAAACTTCTCCGTATACtcctcgacccgacccggcggCGACACATCCGGGTGGTATTTCCTCGCCAACTGCTTATACGCCTGCTTTATCTCCCTTATCGATCCCGACTCCGGTATCCCCAGCAGCTCATAGAAAGACATCGCCTTCTCCTCCGTCGCCGCCGCAGCCACCGCACCGTTCACCGTCGCCGCCTTGGCCTTAACCGACCCGAACCGGGTCCGGGACGGGAACAGTGGTAAGGAACTGGGTTTTGGGTCGGGTAAGGGTCGGGGGGTGGAGATGGGTGTTATGTAGAGGCGGGAATCGGCTCCCGGGATGGTTAAGCCGTAGGTTTGCATGGTTTGTTGATCTGGGTTTTGGTTATTTTGGGTTAAAATTGGAAAGAATATGATGTGGGAAAGAACTCAAAGAAGTGAAATGAAGGATCCTGGGGAGAAGAAGGGGCAAGGGGATTTGAGAAAGGGATGATTTAAAGGGACCTCTGTGGAGTGGATTTGAGGAAGGATTTATATAGAGAGAGCTGTTGTGTAGTTTTCCTTTACTCACGTGAGAGGGGAAGTCTCCTCTTTGATCTATGGGCTTGTAAGCTTGTGCCTCAAGTTTTACTTTACCGGTTTGTTGTTCCAAGTTTTATTGTCGTCAGACGTCAGTTACTTTCCGAATTAGCTACCAATTTAGCGTCACTGTGGGCTTGTTCCCCAAGTTTTACTTTACCCGCAATTTGCTGAAAATTCGTGCATCAATCCCGTAAATATTCATATGTCATTAAAATTGATGATGTGACATAACATAAGCAACAATttgagttaaaaaaaatttgactgaTTCTGTTGTGCAAGTGTGTAATACTTGCCTTTAGCAAATATGAGGTGAACCTCCGACAATTTGTTgtttaaagtttttttttgtgggaGGTCGCACGAGTAGGTCTGAGGATCAGGGTCATCTGCGACTCTGGTGGTTCGGCGGTACAGCAACAACGGAGATCTCAGATTCAGTTCGGGGTCCTTTGTGATTGGTGACTAAACCTTGGGATGGTTGGCGAAGCAAAGGAGGCGGCGTCGTAACCTTGTTTCAGATCTCGGCTTGGATTGGGATCTATAAACATACACCTTCAGATCAGTCTATAAAGGCCAAACTACCCTACACTCACACATACACCATCacttttctctctccctctctgatGCAACGCAGCAACACCGACGCGGCTTCTCTACCGCCTAGTGTTGCCATTTAGCCGACCCAGGCCATGAGATCACCTCCATTtgatttctttcttcattCTCTACTAAACCCATACCTTGCATGTGAGATTTGAGATCGATTGACATTGAATTGAAGGAAGGACAGTCAGCATGCTCTTGATGATTCTGACGATAGCTTGAGCTCCGGCATGCCTCTTTTCCTCTGTGGTGGTAAGCCAAGTTACATGTCTTCGAACTCAATCATATTTACCCGTTTATTTCTCCAATCGGTGTCTAATCGGAGTTCTTGGTCCTTTATTTCCTTGCTTCGCTTCTCCGCCGCAACCTTCCGAGCTCTAGCGAGATCTATCTCTGATCACGAAACGACGAGATGAGTTTGGAGGGAGACGTGCAACTTATGGGAAATAGCACAGAGCATCGAGGAGACTTGGAGGGGTAGCAGTAACTCGAGGACGGCGATGGGAGCAGCTTCAACCATCGTCCTCGTGTTTGTGATTCGTTGAGGTAGCAATCCTAGCTCCTCTTCTTCGATTCTTGTGTTTCTAAACTCGCTGGGTTAGGGATGGAAAAAATACCCAGCGAACAGGGTACCTACGGGTATTCGACCCTAATTGAGGAGTGTTTCGGGTAAAATCGGGTAACGGGTACAGAGATTCATGCTATTTGAATAGCGGGAACGGGTAAGTGGCGGGGATGGTATTTCGATTCTCATCCCCATACCCAcctaataatatattatatatttaatatagtaattaatatttatttaaataaattaattgaaaaattaaataaatagaaaattagcaaaatatattttgcaaTTATTTGCACGTACAATAATTTTGACGTAAGGAGATAATTTTTTCAtgatatttgatttttatttcagtcttttatattttgtgtacttcactgaaaaaatttcatattaaaataaattactaTTAACGGGTATTGGGGCGGGTATGGAAACTTAATCCC
This is a stretch of genomic DNA from Argentina anserina chromosome 4, drPotAnse1.1, whole genome shotgun sequence. It encodes these proteins:
- the LOC126791153 gene encoding chaperone protein dnaJ 20, chloroplastic-like, which translates into the protein MQTYGLTIPGADSRLYITPISTPRPLPDPKPSSLPLFPSRTRFGSVKAKAATVNGAVAAAATEEKAMSFYELLGIPESGSIREIKQAYKQLARKYHPDVSPPGRVEEYTEKFIRVQEAYETLSDSRRKAMYDQDMARGLHLAFSARRYQCDEGMKVKGDWRNRWESQLSELKRRSSYTDDRQNMSWGARMRRQREGLSDEV